The proteins below come from a single Larimichthys crocea isolate SSNF chromosome XIV, L_crocea_2.0, whole genome shotgun sequence genomic window:
- the otud4 gene encoding OTU domain-containing protein 4: MEGAGSPDEKAAERLMDEHLKSLGLHRKKVAKDGSCLFRAVAEQVLHCQSLHTRVRAQCVDFLQQNRDSYEAFIEGDFVDYLDKLQDPQQWVGEVEINALAVMYKRDFLIFQEPGKPAVNITDNNFKDKVRLCFLNGNHYDSVYPISRVKNAALCQSILYELLYDDIFKVDRSLLGACQRISRPSDFLSDDNMATCVSSDESDLDAGDALWVENGTNVTTTTRHSRGRGRGRHLLPERVRRSLNPTLFRNIEYDVWHKTKRAQQKMDYYIAAGMQFTVGDRCQVRLEGSGRTYNATIKEVLPNNGPVTVYIEELGKKQVPLWSLRPPSEEGSWSTVVNRDKRLSNGHGDWEDRGRGRGRGKHVPASSSVSQATVPGSGGRVLKQHSWPPQATVDEQTGAKANRSLKSVSSVETSFGLTEQERLAKEEEERNVALVEIQLRDEHSFPALGTQPGTQSDGGKKKGGDKKRSQRNKTKSPVEDVRASSPSAGERPKSSTPPLTSTAAVNTAPPADSSPPAAKPPANSDSLKAASSASATPAPKTSAPSCALATGTTLCSLPAAPSTKPAVTGGAVPSSVPSSASLFSFLTPVLPAASSPPTSHALSSSSPPPFSSSKLSSLPPQLSASPPPSSSLPPPTFIAPIAPSPTATHGFLPRSSPPVSSLTHSPSPPPSSAHHAAKVYEAPPVSGQTPNSLPNIGATVTASQSFQSQASLSQLLPQVSQVNQSHVSVTQTSSIQVENQTKLSPPVNQILMPQTQTESCLPALHQHQPQSNTDVVSLPQNQSQVSLTQVENRTQSFLPANQTLVPQMQSEAPSSLQHQSQVQYPSPTVAEVQSSHPAPGASYPLTSQASVPVSASMQPHPHLHVHPAQPPHPSQVPHPSLSLSSSPTHPSNTQNQTEAPLPPTQQAQRQADSPAHPPSQQSHVPHPALHALLQSAHPPHPQSIPGAVPLQQLSQIYQDPLYPGFPQGEKGDIAPIPPMSSSKSGDDLPQDINILRFFFNLGIKAYSMPMFLPYFYLLPLQQAHTLHPKLPSRSPSPTPHYLSSNAPTRHQEAYPHSQYPPTSASASVPSQYDHQVPLTEPSHPSEPSFNQAAYPVTQPPPNRMPAPGQWQQPQVPPPRNTSFPVEYPTPSPPYPLPPPLSQGYPPGQVPGHPMYRPSMPPYPPPSLGYQPSSTPEELQVNQGLMEQRQPANGDTMPGQRPSRVTGPAAASLANANNNRTVVVPSVGLKKEPGDSLTKVVLLVDPPLNPNNPILVSNPAIKDVPVSMTTVKTSSTPASPSPYDIISKTTIPSDNNPSRGHRGHQKPHHHPTNTYVPLGASETSQVSYLTTFGMAEGLSVGCSTEDDWEEQAGFKPTTLTHRGTKRNYRGGGGGGGGGGRGSRGHDPGRGSHRRRYEGEPGAGFRYVQYSSSHRGRGRERGY, encoded by the exons ATGGAGGGCGCTGGGAGTCCCGACGAGAAGGCGGCGGAGCGGCTGATGGACGAACACCTGAAGTCCCTCGGCCTGCACCGGAAGAAGGTCGCCAAAGACGGCTCGTGCCTGTTTCGAGCCGTGGCGGAGCAG GTGCTGCACTGTCAGAGCCTCCACACCAGAGTCCGAGCCCAGTGCGTGGACTTCCTGCAGCAGAACCGGGACAGCTACGAGGCG ttcattGAAGGTGACTTTGTGGATTACCTGGACAAGCTTCAGGACCCGCAG CAATGGGTGGGAGAGGTGGAGATCAACGCGCTGGCCGTCATGTATAA GAGGGATTTTCTGATCTTCCAGGAGCCTGGAAAACCAGCCGTCAACATCACAGACAACAACTTCAAGGACAAG gtgcGGTTGTGTTTTCTGAACGGGAATCACTACGACAGCGTTTATCCCATCAGCCGCGTTAAGAACGCCGCTCTGTGccagt CCATCCTGTACGAGCTGCTGTACGACGACATCTTCAAAGTCGACCGCAGCTTGCTGGGCGCGTGTCAGCGGATCAGCCGACCCTCCGACTTCCTGAGCGACGACAACATGGCCACCTGCGTCAGCAGCGACGAGTCCGACCTGGACGCCGGCGACGCGCTTTG ggTGGAAAACGGAACGAACGTGACGACGACGACGAGACACAGCAGG ggtCGCGGGCGTGGCCGTCACCTGCTGCCTGAGAGGGTGAGGCGTTCACTGAACCCGACTCTGTTCAGGAACATCGAGTACGACgtctggcacaagacaaagagag CTCAACAGAAGATGGATTATTACATCGCTGCTGGGATGCAGTTCACTGTCGGAGACcgctgtcag gttcgTCTTGAGGGGAGTGGACGGACCTACAACGCAACCATCAAGGAGGTTCTTCCCAACAACGGCCCGGTGACGGTTTACATCGAAGAACTGGGAAAGAA ACAGGTCCCTCTGTGGAGTCTTCGTCCTCCCAGTGAGGAGGGCAGCTGGAGCACCGTGGTGAACCGAGACAAGAGGCTGAGCAACGGACACGGAG ACTGGGAGGACCGTGGTCGAGGCAGAGGCAGGGGGAAACACGTCCCAGCATCCTCCTCTGTTTCCCAGGCAACCGTCCCGGGCTCCGGTGGGCGCGTGCTGAAGCAGCACTCGTGGCCGCCGCAAGCCACCGTAGACGAGCAGACCGGGGCCAAAGCCAACAGGTCACT gaAGTCGGTGAGCTCGGTGGAGACTTCGTTCGGACTGACGGAGCAGGAGCGTTTGgccaaagaggaggaggagaggaacgtGGCGCTGGTGGAGATCCAGCTCAGAGACGAGCACAGCTTCCCCGCCCTCGGG ACTCAGCCTGGGACGCAGAGCGACggagggaagaagaaaggaggagataaGAAAAGATCTCAGAGAAACAAGACG AAGAGTCCGGTCGAAGATGTCAGAGCGTCGTCTCCCTCTGCTGGTGAAAGACCAAAATCTTCCACCCCACCACTCACCTCCACGGCTGCTGTGAATACAGCTCCACCCGCCGACTCCTCGCCTCCTGCTGCAAAACCTCCTGCAAACTCCGACTCGCTCAAGGCTGCCTCTTCTGCCAGCGCCACCCCGGCTCCTAAAACAAGCGCACCTTCTTGCGCTTTAGCTACCGGAACAACGCTGTGTTCTCTTCCTGCTGCCCCGAGTACTAAACCTGCTGTGACGGGTGGTGCTGTGCCTTCCTCCGtcccctcctccgcctctctcttctccttcctcacCCCTGTGCTCCCCGCTGCGTCATCACCCCCGACCTCCCACgccctctcctcatcctcccctccACCCTTTTCTTCCTCTAAACTGTCCTCTCTTCCCCCTCAGTTGTCTGCCTCACCTCCACCTTCGTCTTCCCTACCACCTCCCACTTTCATCGCTCCCATCGCTCCCTCTCCAACTGCCACGCATGGCTTCCTCCCGCGTTCCTCCCCGCCCGTCTCCTCACTCACCCATTCCCCAagtccacctccctcctccgcCCACCATGCTGCCAAAGTCTACGAGGCTCCGCCAGTTTCAGGCCAAACTCCAA aTTCTTTGCCAAATATCGGAGCTACTGTGACAGCATCCCAGAGCTTCCAGAGCCAAGCCTCCCTGTCCCAGCTTCTTCCTCAGGTGTCTCAGGTGAACCAGAGCCACGTCTCTGTGACCCAGACCTCGTCAATCCAGGTTGAGAACCAAACCAAGCTTTCTCCGCCCGTAAACCAAATCTTGATGCCGCAAACACAGACCGAATCCTGTCTTCCTGCCCTCCATCAGCACCAACCTCAGTCCAACACTGACGTGGTGTCTCTGCCCCAAAACCAGAGCCAGGTCTCATTAACCCAGGTGGAGAACCGAACCCAGTCTTTTTTGCCGGCAAACCAAACCTTGGTGCCCCAGATGCAAAGCGAGGCCCCGTCCTCCCTCCAGCACCAGTCTCAGGTCCAGTACCCCTCGCCGACGGTGGCTGAGGTCCAGTCCTCTCACCCAGCTCCAGGAGCTTCCTACCCCCTCACCTCTCAGGCCTCAGTTCCTGTCTCCGCCTCCATGCAACCCCATCCTCACCTCCACGTCCACCCGGCCCAGCCTCCTCACCCCTCTCAAGTCccacatccctccctctccctctcttcttccccgACTCATCCCTCCAACACCCAGAATCAAACAGAGGCCCCGCTCCCTCCCACCCAGCAGGCTCAGCGCCAGGCCGACTCTCCGGCTCATCCTCCCTCCCAGCAGTCACACGTTCCTCACCCTGCTCTTCATGCCCTACTACAGTCTGCACACCCACCTCACCCCCAGTCAATCCCAGGAGCTGtacctctgcagcagctgtcccAGATCTACCAGGACCCCCTGTACCCTGGGTTCCCCCAGGGGGAGAAGGGCGACATTGCTCCGATTCCCCCCATGTCCTCCAGCAAGTCAGGTGACGACTTGCCACAAG ACATCAACATCTTGAGGTTTTTCTTCAACTTGGGCATCAAG GCCTACTCCATGCCTATGTTCCTCCCCTACTTttacctcctccccctccagcaAGCCCACACCCTACACCCCAAGCTCCCGTCCCGTTCCCCCTCTCCTACCCCTCACTACCTTTCCTCCAACGCCCCCACCAGGCACCAGGAAGCGTACCCTCACTCCCAGTACCCTCCGACTTCAGCGTCAGCGTCAGTGCCGTCTCAGTACGACCACCAAGTCCCACTCACTGAACCGTCTCATCCCAGTGAACCCTCCTTCAACCAGGCCGCGTACCCTGTCACCCAGCCTCCACCCAACAGGATGCCAGCCCCCGGGCAATGGCAGCAGCCGCAGGTGCCTCCACCCAGAAACACCAGCTTCCCGGTTGAGTATCCCACCCCAAGTCCACCATATCCACTTCCCCCGCCCTTATCTCAGGGCTACCCACCAGGTCAAGTCCCAGGACACCCAATGTACCGTCCGAGCATGCCTCCATACCCACCCCCATCTCTGGGATATCAGCCTTCATCCACCCCAGAGGAGCTCCAGGTGAACCAGGGGCTGATGGAGCAGCGTCAGCCTGCCAACGGGGACACAATGCCTGGCCAAAGACCCAGCCGTGTCACAGGTCCTGCTGCTGCTAGCTTGGCTAATgctaacaacaacagaacagtggTGGTTCCCAGCGTTG GCCTGAAGAAGGAGCCCGGAGACAGTTTGACCAaagtggtgctgctggtggacCCGCCACTCAATCCCAACAATCCCATA ctggtttCAAACCCTGCCATCAAGGATGTCCccgtctccatgacaactgtgaagACCAGCAGCACCCCTGCCTCTCCATCACCGTATGACATCATCTCCAAGACGACCATCCCCAGTGACAACAACCCCTCTCGTGGTCACCGTGGCCACCAAAAACCACATCACCATCCCACCAACACGTACGTCCCACTGGGGGCATCGGAGACCAGCCAGGTGAGTTACCTGACGACCTTTGGCATGGCAGAGGGTCTGTCTGTCGGCTGCAGCACGGAGGACGACTGGGAGGAGCAGGCGGGATTCAAACCGACGACCTTGACTCACCGAGGGACGAAGAGGAactacagaggaggaggaggaggaggaggaggaggaggtagaggcaGCCGAGGCCACGATCCAGGGAGGGGGTCACACAGGAGGAGATATGAAGGAGAGCCGGGGGCGGGGTTTAGATACGTCCAGTATAGCTCCTCCCACAGGGGGAGGGGCCGGGAGAGAGGATACTAG